From Acidothermus cellulolyticus 11B, a single genomic window includes:
- a CDS encoding ABC transporter ATP-binding protein encodes MASGTGDDPILEVDRVTLRFGGVTSLAEVSIRQQRGELLAVIGPNGAGKTSLFNAITGVYRPQDGDIRFRARDQRPVSLIGKKVHEVTKLGIARTFQNIRLFAALTVFENVKIGIESRQRTGPVSAMLRLPRTLREERDGDRLATELLDFVGLRNRANDLAASLPYGAQRRLEIARALGTRPQLLLLDEPAAGTNPVEKAELEDLIRHINTEMGLSILLIEHDMRLVMSLAERVVVLNFGRVIAEGPPAQVQADPAVIEAYLGTRAYRAATGEEASG; translated from the coding sequence GCCGAGGTGTCCATTCGCCAACAGCGAGGCGAGTTGCTTGCCGTCATTGGTCCGAACGGCGCGGGAAAGACGTCCTTGTTCAACGCCATCACCGGTGTCTATCGGCCGCAGGACGGTGACATCCGATTCCGGGCGCGGGACCAGCGGCCGGTCTCGCTCATCGGGAAGAAGGTGCATGAGGTCACCAAGCTGGGTATTGCCCGCACGTTTCAGAACATTCGGCTGTTCGCGGCCCTGACCGTCTTCGAGAACGTCAAGATTGGTATTGAATCGCGGCAGCGGACCGGCCCAGTCAGCGCGATGCTCCGGTTGCCGCGGACACTGCGGGAAGAACGCGACGGCGACCGGCTTGCCACTGAACTCCTTGACTTTGTGGGATTGCGGAACCGCGCGAACGACCTTGCGGCGTCACTGCCGTACGGTGCCCAGCGCCGGTTGGAAATCGCCCGGGCGCTCGGCACCCGCCCGCAGCTGCTGTTGCTCGACGAACCTGCCGCCGGCACAAATCCCGTTGAGAAGGCCGAATTGGAAGACCTCATCCGGCACATCAATACCGAGATGGGCCTGTCCATTCTGCTCATCGAGCACGACATGCGGCTGGTGATGTCCCTCGCCGAGCGGGTCGTCGTCCTGAATTTCGGCCGCGTCATCGCGGAAGGCCCACCGGCTCAGGTGCAGGCCGATCCGGCGGTCATTGAAGCCTATTTGGGCACCCGCGCGTACCGAGCCGCGACCGGAGAGGAGGCGTCGGGGTGA
- a CDS encoding ABC transporter ATP-binding protein translates to MSLLELRDVHVRYGAIAALRGVDVTVESGEIVTLLGANGAGKTTTLRTISGLLHPHTGQIFFDGRRIDTLPPHDIVGLGISHVPEGRRVFPRMTVTENLAMGAYRLGRPRKSDFDRVFALFPRLAERRHQDAGTLSGGEQQMLAIGRGLMSHPQLLLLDEPSMGLAPLLVEQIFDIIKEINEQGTTILVVEQNAAQALALADRGYVLETGTIVLSGPAPELRIDPRVKAAYLGEGVA, encoded by the coding sequence GTGAGCCTGCTGGAATTGCGCGACGTGCACGTACGGTATGGCGCCATCGCCGCTCTGCGCGGGGTCGACGTGACAGTTGAGAGCGGGGAGATCGTCACCCTGCTGGGTGCCAACGGTGCCGGTAAGACGACGACGCTGCGCACGATTTCCGGGCTCCTTCACCCACACACCGGCCAGATTTTCTTCGACGGACGACGGATCGACACCCTGCCCCCGCACGACATCGTGGGACTCGGGATCAGCCATGTGCCCGAGGGACGGCGGGTCTTTCCGCGGATGACCGTCACCGAGAATCTCGCGATGGGCGCCTACCGCCTGGGCCGTCCCAGAAAGTCGGACTTCGACCGCGTTTTCGCCCTCTTCCCGCGCCTCGCCGAGCGGCGTCATCAGGATGCGGGGACGCTGAGCGGGGGAGAGCAGCAGATGCTTGCCATCGGCCGCGGCCTGATGTCCCACCCCCAGTTGCTCTTGCTGGACGAGCCGTCGATGGGACTGGCTCCGCTCCTCGTCGAACAGATCTTCGACATCATCAAGGAGATCAACGAGCAGGGTACGACGATTCTCGTCGTGGAACAGAACGCCGCCCAGGCGCTTGCCCTGGCGGATCGCGGCTACGTCCTGGAGACCGGCACGATCGTGCTCTCCGGACCGGCACCGGAGCTGCGGATCGATCCGCGCGTGAAGGCCGCCTACCTCGGCGAGGGTGTCGCCTGA
- a CDS encoding GNAT family N-acetyltransferase produces MSRLPVQVRPADYDDVVALADLWSDLEASGRLKTGLPALADCGPKELVERLLTRDDGRVLVAALDDRILGVAVVSVVRFVPFQERASVQIDYVYVMEPYRRRGIGHALVAAAAAYAEDVGAAQLTVNVSPLSREANRFFAQLGLTPFALRRVAPVTAVRRRIAILEHACLPRVPGNRRLAPRYSFDRLSSIGVQAFRPTWRKAPRSAH; encoded by the coding sequence GTGAGCCGGTTACCCGTTCAGGTACGGCCGGCCGACTACGACGACGTCGTCGCCCTCGCCGACCTGTGGAGCGATCTCGAGGCCTCCGGTCGATTGAAGACGGGTCTGCCTGCGCTGGCCGACTGCGGACCGAAGGAACTCGTCGAGCGGCTGCTCACCCGGGACGACGGCCGCGTGCTCGTCGCCGCCCTGGACGATCGGATTCTCGGCGTTGCAGTCGTGAGCGTCGTCCGGTTTGTTCCGTTTCAGGAGCGGGCGTCGGTGCAGATCGACTACGTCTATGTGATGGAGCCCTATCGCCGGCGGGGAATCGGCCACGCACTGGTCGCCGCAGCCGCGGCCTACGCCGAAGACGTTGGAGCGGCTCAGCTCACGGTGAACGTCTCGCCGCTGTCGCGGGAGGCGAATCGGTTCTTCGCGCAGCTGGGTCTGACGCCGTTTGCCTTGCGACGGGTGGCTCCCGTCACCGCGGTACGCCGCAGGATCGCGATCCTTGAGCACGCCTGCCTGCCGCGGGTGCCCGGGAACCGCCGGCTGGCGCCGCGATACAGCTTTGATCGGTTGAGTTCGATCGGGGTGCAGGCATTCCGGCCGACGTGGCGCAAGGCGCCTCGGTCGGCGCACTGA
- the polA gene encoding DNA polymerase I, giving the protein MTPSRLPAGRANARAATPAPRPRLLLLDGHSLAYRAFYALPVENFATTTGQPTNAVYGFTAMLINVLRDEQPTHVGVAFDVSRETFRSAAYTEYKATRLATPDAFKGQVELIQDVLRALRIPVVTAEGYEADDVIATLADQAAAAGFDVLICTGDRDTFQLVSDRVTVLYPRKGVSDLARMTPAAVEERYGLRPEQYPDFAALRGDPSDNLPGIPGIGEKTAAKLIRDFGSLQELVARIDEVPGKTGAVLRDHLATVLRNRQLTELVRNVPLAVRLDDLRLQAWDRDAVHQVFDALEFRVLRERLYATLTPPTPEAEAGFAVTTKVLHPGGVAEWLAAHVAGDRRAGVWVQGQWGRGTGVVTGLAIAAWDGAAAWLDPVQLTEDDDRALAAWLADAARPKVLHDAKGPILALAARGWTLRGLASDTALAAYLVLPGQRSFDLADLAVRYLRRELRAEAGSAGDGQLSFEMAGDEATAAAAGVHARAVLDLAEVLDAEVAARGGARLLRDVELPLIDVLAAMERAGIAVDVDTLVDLSAELAAHVKATEQAAYQVVGREFNLGSPKQLQQILFEELRLPKTKRIKTGYTTDAEALQNLLAQTGHPLLEHLLRHRDVSRLKATVDSLIPMVDAEGRIHTTFNQMVAATGRLSSQDPNLQNIPIRTAEGRRIRQAFVVGKGYEALLTADYSQIEMRIMAHLSQDQALIEAFRSGFDFHAATAASVFGVRPEQVDAEMRRRVKAMNYGLAYGLSAYGLSQQLGITPDEARVLMEEYFRRFGGVRDYLRTVVERARRDGYTETLLGRRRYLPDLTSDNRQRREMAERMALNAPIQGSAADIIKVAMLGVDRALRAAGAKSRLLLQVHDELVLEVAPGERADVEEIVRREMGHAYELSVPLEVSVGVGRTWDEAAH; this is encoded by the coding sequence GTGACACCGTCCCGGTTGCCGGCTGGGCGTGCCAATGCGCGCGCGGCGACTCCCGCACCCCGGCCGCGCCTGCTCCTGCTCGACGGGCACTCCCTGGCGTATCGGGCGTTTTACGCCCTCCCGGTGGAGAATTTCGCCACCACCACGGGTCAGCCCACCAACGCGGTGTACGGCTTCACCGCGATGCTCATCAACGTGCTCCGGGACGAACAGCCCACCCATGTCGGCGTCGCCTTCGACGTGTCGCGGGAGACGTTCCGCAGCGCCGCGTACACGGAGTACAAGGCGACCCGGCTGGCCACCCCGGACGCGTTCAAGGGTCAGGTGGAGCTCATCCAGGACGTGCTGCGGGCGCTGCGGATTCCCGTCGTGACCGCCGAGGGATACGAAGCGGACGACGTCATCGCCACCCTCGCCGACCAGGCGGCCGCGGCTGGTTTCGACGTGCTCATCTGTACCGGGGACCGCGACACGTTCCAGTTGGTGAGCGACCGGGTCACGGTGCTCTATCCCCGAAAGGGGGTCTCTGATCTTGCGCGGATGACTCCGGCGGCGGTCGAGGAGCGGTACGGCCTGCGTCCGGAGCAGTATCCCGATTTCGCCGCGCTGCGGGGTGACCCGAGTGACAACCTCCCGGGCATTCCGGGCATCGGCGAGAAGACGGCGGCGAAATTGATCCGCGACTTCGGCTCACTGCAGGAGTTGGTCGCCCGGATCGACGAGGTGCCCGGCAAGACCGGTGCCGTTCTGCGGGACCATCTCGCGACCGTGCTGCGCAATCGCCAACTCACCGAGCTGGTGCGCAACGTGCCGCTCGCCGTCCGTCTCGACGATCTCCGCCTCCAGGCGTGGGACCGCGACGCCGTGCACCAGGTCTTCGATGCGTTGGAATTCCGCGTCCTGCGGGAGCGCCTGTACGCCACCCTGACGCCGCCCACGCCTGAAGCCGAGGCAGGTTTTGCCGTCACCACAAAGGTTCTTCACCCGGGCGGGGTGGCCGAATGGCTCGCCGCCCACGTGGCCGGCGACCGACGGGCAGGGGTCTGGGTGCAAGGGCAGTGGGGTCGCGGGACGGGCGTCGTCACCGGGCTCGCGATCGCAGCGTGGGACGGCGCGGCGGCGTGGCTCGATCCGGTGCAGCTCACCGAGGATGACGATCGTGCCCTCGCAGCGTGGCTGGCGGACGCTGCGCGACCGAAGGTCCTCCATGACGCGAAGGGGCCGATCCTCGCGCTCGCGGCACGCGGGTGGACGCTCCGCGGGCTGGCCAGTGACACCGCACTGGCGGCGTACCTTGTCCTCCCTGGTCAGCGGAGCTTCGACCTTGCCGATCTCGCGGTGCGCTATCTGCGGCGCGAGCTGCGCGCCGAGGCGGGCTCGGCCGGCGACGGTCAGCTCAGCTTCGAGATGGCGGGAGACGAGGCGACGGCGGCCGCGGCCGGGGTGCACGCCCGGGCTGTTCTGGACCTCGCGGAGGTCCTTGACGCCGAGGTGGCCGCCCGCGGTGGGGCGCGGCTCCTCCGCGACGTCGAGTTGCCGCTCATTGATGTGCTCGCGGCGATGGAGCGCGCCGGCATCGCGGTCGACGTCGACACTCTCGTAGATCTGTCTGCGGAGCTTGCCGCGCACGTCAAGGCCACCGAGCAAGCGGCGTACCAGGTCGTCGGACGGGAATTCAACCTCGGTTCCCCAAAGCAGCTCCAGCAGATTCTCTTTGAGGAACTGCGGCTGCCCAAGACGAAACGCATCAAGACGGGGTACACAACGGACGCCGAGGCGTTGCAGAACCTGCTGGCGCAGACGGGTCACCCGCTCCTCGAGCACCTGCTGCGGCATCGGGACGTCTCCCGGTTGAAGGCGACCGTCGATTCCCTCATCCCGATGGTGGATGCGGAGGGCCGCATCCACACGACGTTCAACCAGATGGTGGCGGCGACCGGCCGGCTCTCCTCCCAGGACCCGAATTTGCAGAACATTCCAATCCGGACGGCGGAAGGACGCCGGATTCGGCAGGCGTTCGTGGTCGGCAAGGGGTATGAAGCCCTGCTCACCGCGGATTACAGTCAGATCGAGATGCGCATCATGGCGCATTTGTCGCAGGATCAGGCGCTCATCGAGGCGTTCCGGTCTGGCTTCGACTTTCACGCGGCTACTGCTGCCAGCGTGTTCGGCGTCCGGCCCGAGCAGGTGGACGCCGAGATGCGGCGCCGTGTCAAGGCGATGAATTACGGGCTGGCGTATGGGCTTTCGGCATACGGCCTCTCCCAGCAGTTGGGCATCACACCGGACGAAGCGCGGGTGCTCATGGAGGAGTACTTCCGGCGGTTCGGCGGGGTGCGGGATTATCTGCGCACTGTGGTCGAACGGGCACGCCGTGACGGGTACACCGAGACGCTCCTCGGCCGGCGTCGCTATTTGCCGGATTTGACGAGCGACAACCGGCAACGCCGCGAAATGGCCGAGCGGATGGCGTTGAATGCGCCGATCCAGGGCAGCGCCGCTGACATCATCAAGGTGGCGATGCTGGGCGTCGACCGGGCGCTGCGCGCGGCCGGTGCGAAGTCGCGGTTGCTCCTCCAGGTGCACGACGAATTGGTTCTGGAAGTCGCCCCCGGCGAGCGGGCCGATGTCGAGGAGATCGTCCGCCGGGAGATGGGGCACGCCTACGAGCTGTCCGTCCCGTTGGAGGTGTCTGTCGGGGTGGGGAGAACCTGGGACGAGGCGGCCCACTAG
- the rpsA gene encoding 30S ribosomal protein S1 — MTTATDVRPETPEPPASSRIAVNDVGSTDDFIAAIDKTIKYFNDGDIVEGTVVKVDRDEVLLDIGYKTEGVIPSRELSIKHDVDPHEVVKVGDRIEALVLQKEDKDGRLILSKKRAQYERAWGTIEQIKEADGVVTGTVIEVVKGGLILDIGLRGFLPASLVEMRRVRDLAPYVGRKLEAKIIELDKNRNNVVLSRRAYLEQTQSEVRQTFLTTLKKGQIRNGVVSSIVNFGAFVDLGGVDGLVHVSELSWKHIDHPSEVVEVGMPVTVEVLDVDLDRERVSLSLKSTQEDPWQLFARTHSLGQVVPGKVTKLVPFGAFVRVEDGIEGLVHISELSDRHVEIPEQVVQVGDEIFVKIIDIDLERRRISLSLKQALEGVESTSPEQFDPTVYGMPASYDEHGNYIYPEGFDPETNQWLPGHEAQQAEWERQYAEARARFEAHRAQVAKMRQAQAQAEAEQATTSSDGGAAETPAEPSGSLAGDEQLAELRRKLAEDAVEQPAAADANPDEESKDPA; from the coding sequence ATGACGACCGCTACTGATGTACGCCCCGAAACCCCCGAGCCGCCCGCGTCCTCACGCATCGCCGTCAACGATGTCGGCTCGACCGACGATTTCATCGCTGCGATCGACAAGACGATCAAATACTTCAACGACGGGGACATCGTGGAGGGGACCGTCGTCAAGGTTGATCGCGACGAGGTCCTCCTCGACATCGGCTACAAGACCGAGGGCGTGATCCCGTCGCGCGAGCTCTCGATCAAACATGACGTCGATCCGCACGAGGTAGTCAAGGTCGGGGACCGGATCGAGGCCCTTGTCCTGCAGAAGGAGGACAAGGACGGCCGTTTGATCCTCTCGAAGAAGCGGGCGCAGTACGAGCGGGCCTGGGGGACCATCGAACAGATCAAGGAAGCGGACGGCGTCGTCACCGGCACGGTTATCGAGGTCGTCAAGGGTGGGCTCATCCTCGACATCGGGCTGCGCGGGTTCCTGCCGGCGTCACTCGTCGAGATGCGGCGAGTTCGCGATCTCGCTCCGTACGTGGGTCGGAAGCTAGAAGCGAAGATCATCGAGCTGGACAAGAACCGAAACAACGTCGTCCTGTCTCGGCGGGCTTACCTCGAGCAGACCCAGTCGGAGGTACGCCAGACCTTCCTCACCACGCTGAAGAAGGGGCAGATCCGCAACGGCGTGGTCAGTTCGATCGTGAATTTCGGTGCGTTCGTCGACTTGGGCGGGGTGGACGGGCTGGTCCACGTCTCCGAGCTCTCCTGGAAGCACATCGACCACCCCAGTGAGGTCGTCGAGGTCGGAATGCCGGTCACCGTTGAGGTCTTGGACGTCGACCTCGACCGGGAACGGGTTTCGCTCTCCCTCAAGTCGACGCAGGAAGATCCGTGGCAGCTGTTCGCCCGCACCCACAGTCTCGGCCAGGTGGTTCCGGGGAAGGTGACCAAGCTGGTACCGTTCGGCGCCTTTGTTCGGGTGGAAGACGGCATCGAGGGATTGGTGCACATTTCCGAACTCTCCGACCGGCATGTCGAAATTCCCGAGCAGGTCGTCCAGGTCGGTGACGAGATCTTCGTAAAGATCATCGATATTGACCTTGAGCGCCGCCGGATCAGTCTGTCACTGAAGCAGGCGCTGGAAGGCGTGGAATCGACCAGCCCCGAGCAATTCGACCCCACCGTTTACGGCATGCCAGCCAGTTACGACGAGCACGGCAATTACATCTATCCAGAGGGCTTTGACCCGGAGACCAACCAATGGCTTCCCGGCCACGAGGCGCAGCAGGCCGAGTGGGAACGCCAGTACGCCGAGGCGCGCGCCCGGTTCGAGGCGCACCGCGCCCAGGTTGCCAAGATGCGCCAGGCGCAGGCACAGGCGGAGGCGGAGCAGGCGACGACATCGTCTGACGGAGGTGCGGCCGAGACGCCGGCTGAGCCGAGCGGCAGTCTCGCCGGTGACGAGCAGCTCGCCGAGCTGCGACGCAAGCTTGCCGAGGATGCGGTCGAGCAGCCCGCCGCCGCGGATGCGAACCCGGACGAAGAGTCGAAGGATCCCGCCTGA
- the coaE gene encoding dephospho-CoA kinase, whose product MVSQTDRSPNPMVEGRPLLVGLTGGIGAGKSAALAMFAELGAVTIDSDEVARQVTARGTAGFAAVLKEFGPEYLDPTGEIDRRRLAGLVFSDPAARRRLEAIVHPLVRADIRRQIAALPPSAIVVNAVPLLVEAGLVHDYDRIVVVESPPHLRLQRLEARGLSRAEALARMAAQADDAARRAVAWRVVVNDGSLDTLRQRVRSVWLELRNQAQGGGAETPDFSA is encoded by the coding sequence GTGGTTAGTCAGACCGACCGTTCGCCCAATCCGATGGTCGAGGGCCGGCCGCTGCTCGTCGGCCTGACCGGCGGCATCGGCGCCGGCAAGAGCGCGGCGCTCGCGATGTTCGCCGAACTTGGCGCTGTCACGATTGACTCCGATGAGGTCGCACGACAGGTGACGGCGCGCGGTACGGCGGGATTCGCTGCTGTGCTAAAGGAATTTGGGCCGGAGTACCTCGACCCGACCGGAGAGATTGATCGACGCCGATTGGCTGGGCTCGTCTTCTCCGACCCAGCGGCGCGTCGCCGGCTGGAAGCCATCGTGCACCCGCTGGTCCGTGCCGACATTCGCCGGCAGATAGCGGCCCTGCCGCCTTCGGCAATTGTCGTCAATGCCGTGCCGCTCCTCGTTGAGGCAGGCCTGGTCCATGACTATGACCGGATCGTCGTCGTCGAGAGCCCACCGCACCTTCGGCTGCAGCGTCTGGAAGCGCGCGGGCTCAGCCGGGCCGAGGCCCTCGCCCGGATGGCCGCGCAGGCTGACGACGCGGCCCGCCGGGCAGTCGCCTGGCGGGTCGTCGTCAACGACGGATCGCTGGATACACTGCGGCAACGGGTTCGCAGCGTCTGGCTCGAATTGCGCAATCAGGCTCAAGGCGGCGGTGCTGAGACACCGGATTTCTCGGCATAG
- a CDS encoding aminobutyraldehyde dehydrogenase, with protein MRLEFRNFIDGRVVDPSGDEALPITDPHSGEIIGYSARSNAEDIDRACRAAAEAYTTWRDTTPAERSRVLLRIADDIEERVEELARLESRNTGKPLQVLRSVEIPAMVNQIRFVAGAVRALVGPTAGEYRRGSTSYLRREPVGVVAQITPWNYPLIMAAWKFAPAIAAGNTVVLKPSETTPVTTLALAELASAHLPPGVFNVVCGDAATGAALAAHPLPQLVAITGSVAAGVAVAETASRDVKRLHLELGGKAPVLVFDDVDIPKAAAAIAEAGFFNAGQDCTAATRVLAARDIADDLTAALAKEAADIPTTFAYGVEHPRALVPALNNVRQLERVARHIETLPPHAVVVAGGRRQGERGFHFAPTVVAHLHEHDDITCTEVFGPVITVETFATEEEAVRRANDVPYGLASSVWTTDLARAMRIARRLDFGCVWINEHGSLVAEMPHGGFKHSGYGKDLSIYSVEEYTRVKHIMARFDE; from the coding sequence GTGCGTCTGGAATTCCGCAACTTCATTGATGGCCGCGTCGTCGATCCCTCGGGGGATGAGGCTCTGCCCATCACGGATCCGCACTCCGGTGAAATCATTGGATATTCCGCCCGCTCGAATGCGGAAGACATCGATCGAGCGTGTAGGGCCGCGGCGGAGGCCTACACCACGTGGCGGGATACCACCCCCGCGGAACGATCTCGGGTCTTGCTGCGGATCGCTGATGACATCGAAGAGCGTGTCGAGGAGCTGGCCCGCTTGGAGAGCCGGAACACTGGTAAGCCGCTTCAGGTGCTTCGCAGCGTCGAGATACCCGCGATGGTCAACCAGATTCGGTTTGTCGCAGGAGCCGTACGAGCGCTCGTCGGACCGACGGCCGGGGAGTATCGTCGTGGGTCGACCTCGTATCTGCGCCGTGAGCCGGTCGGTGTCGTGGCACAGATCACCCCGTGGAATTACCCCCTCATCATGGCCGCGTGGAAGTTCGCACCCGCGATCGCGGCCGGAAATACCGTCGTGTTGAAGCCGTCCGAAACGACGCCGGTCACGACTCTGGCACTTGCCGAGCTTGCCTCGGCTCACTTGCCTCCCGGTGTCTTCAACGTCGTCTGCGGTGACGCCGCTACCGGCGCCGCACTCGCGGCACATCCCCTCCCACAGCTTGTTGCCATCACCGGTTCCGTGGCCGCAGGCGTGGCCGTCGCCGAAACGGCGAGCCGGGATGTGAAGCGGCTGCACCTCGAACTTGGCGGCAAGGCCCCCGTCCTAGTGTTCGACGATGTCGACATTCCCAAGGCGGCGGCGGCGATCGCCGAGGCGGGGTTTTTCAACGCGGGTCAGGATTGCACCGCGGCGACGAGGGTTCTGGCCGCTCGCGACATTGCTGACGACCTGACTGCGGCATTGGCCAAAGAAGCGGCGGACATTCCGACGACCTTTGCGTACGGTGTCGAACATCCGCGCGCCTTGGTGCCCGCCCTCAACAACGTCCGGCAGTTGGAACGCGTAGCCCGGCATATCGAGACTCTGCCGCCGCATGCAGTCGTGGTTGCAGGCGGCCGCCGACAGGGCGAACGCGGTTTTCATTTCGCACCCACGGTTGTTGCACACCTTCACGAACATGACGACATCACCTGTACGGAGGTCTTCGGTCCGGTCATCACCGTCGAGACCTTCGCAACCGAAGAGGAAGCGGTCCGTCGTGCGAATGACGTGCCATACGGACTCGCATCAAGCGTGTGGACGACAGACCTGGCGCGGGCGATGAGAATCGCGCGGAGGCTCGATTTCGGTTGCGTCTGGATCAACGAACACGGCTCACTTGTTGCCGAGATGCCTCACGGAGGCTTCAAACACTCCGGTTACGGTAAAGATCTCTCGATTTACTCGGTCGAGGAGTACACCAGGGTCAAACACATCATGGCTCGATTCGACGAATGA
- the gabT gene encoding 4-aminobutyrate--2-oxoglutarate transaminase, with protein sequence MTGDTVTSDQTTESAVPGPRSAELHRRREAAVARGVSSVAPFYVAGARDSRLVDVDGRSYIDLTSGIAVANVGHAPKHVIEAIHAQAESFLHTCFMVAPYEQYVAVCERLNALTPGAFAKKSLLVNSGAEAVENAVKIARYATNRPAVVVFENAYHGRTNLTMAMTAKAHPYKDGFGPFAGEIYRAPMSYPFRDPAAMTGEEAAARAIDVIERYVGAARVACVVIEPIQGEGGFVVPAPGFLPTLRQWCSENDVLFVADEIQTGFGRTGHMFACEHESVVPDIMILGKALAGGLPLAAVTGRADLVDRVHPGGLGGTYGGNPVACAAALATLHLLEAMNAPARARGIEKIMRPRLDALAARYPFIGDVRGRGAMLALEVVRPGTKDPDAARTADIVRSSYDEGLAVLSCGMYSNVLRFLPPLSIDDALLVEAMNRLDHVFERVAAA encoded by the coding sequence ATGACGGGAGATACGGTGACGTCTGACCAGACCACGGAGTCGGCCGTTCCAGGGCCGCGCAGTGCCGAGCTGCATCGCCGGCGGGAGGCTGCGGTCGCCCGGGGCGTGAGTTCCGTTGCACCCTTCTATGTCGCCGGCGCACGCGACAGCCGGCTCGTCGATGTGGACGGGAGATCGTATATTGACCTCACGTCCGGGATTGCGGTCGCCAATGTCGGCCATGCGCCAAAGCACGTTATCGAGGCGATTCACGCTCAGGCTGAGAGTTTTCTGCACACCTGTTTCATGGTCGCGCCATACGAGCAGTATGTGGCGGTGTGCGAACGACTGAATGCCCTAACGCCCGGTGCATTTGCGAAGAAAAGTCTCCTGGTCAATTCAGGGGCTGAAGCGGTGGAGAACGCTGTCAAGATTGCCCGCTATGCCACAAATCGGCCGGCCGTCGTTGTCTTTGAGAATGCCTATCACGGGCGCACCAACTTGACGATGGCGATGACCGCGAAAGCGCATCCGTACAAAGACGGATTCGGCCCCTTCGCGGGTGAAATCTATCGAGCGCCGATGTCGTATCCTTTTCGCGATCCGGCAGCCATGACCGGCGAGGAGGCCGCTGCGCGCGCCATCGACGTTATCGAGCGCTACGTCGGAGCGGCACGTGTTGCATGCGTCGTCATAGAACCGATCCAGGGTGAAGGAGGATTTGTCGTTCCCGCACCCGGATTCCTACCCACATTGCGGCAGTGGTGCAGTGAAAACGATGTCCTCTTCGTCGCTGACGAGATTCAAACCGGGTTCGGACGGACCGGGCACATGTTCGCGTGCGAGCACGAGTCCGTCGTCCCCGACATTATGATTCTCGGTAAGGCTCTGGCGGGAGGTCTGCCGCTTGCCGCGGTGACTGGCCGCGCGGATCTCGTTGATCGGGTGCATCCGGGCGGGTTGGGCGGTACGTACGGTGGAAATCCGGTCGCGTGTGCGGCGGCGCTCGCCACCCTGCACCTTCTCGAGGCAATGAATGCGCCCGCCCGCGCCCGCGGAATTGAGAAGATCATGCGGCCGCGGCTGGATGCTCTCGCAGCTCGCTATCCGTTCATTGGCGACGTTCGCGGTCGGGGTGCCATGCTTGCCCTCGAGGTGGTGCGGCCGGGCACAAAGGATCCCGATGCGGCGCGGACAGCCGATATCGTGCGTTCATCGTATGACGAAGGTCTCGCAGTCCTAAGCTGCGGTATGTACAGCAATGTACTGCGGTTTCTGCCGCCGCTGAGTATCGACGACGCGCTGCTCGTGGAAGCGATGAACCGGCTCGACCACGTCTTCGAGCGGGTAGCCGCCGCTTGA
- a CDS encoding type 1 glutamine amidotransferase produces MPTVLFIEHDHVSPPGLLGDAFEKCGWDVAEFLVVPPESFDSPAIDVRLPDPLHYDAVVLLGAPWSVYDEALQERWVGEEIALARQADAEGMPVIGVCFGGQLLAATHGGRVERAACAEVGWTRIHSRVPEFIPEGPWLQWHQDRWHTPAGAAELAHSLVAPQAFMLRANLAVQFHPEADETEVALWLEAGGADYVRQHNLDPDELLRITRREQARAAQCTEKLLKGYLERVHDLNRR; encoded by the coding sequence ATGCCGACGGTCCTCTTCATCGAGCACGATCACGTTTCTCCGCCAGGCCTCCTGGGTGACGCGTTCGAGAAATGCGGCTGGGACGTCGCAGAGTTTCTCGTCGTACCGCCTGAATCATTTGACAGCCCGGCGATAGACGTCCGTTTACCGGATCCGCTGCACTATGACGCGGTCGTGCTGCTCGGTGCTCCCTGGTCGGTGTACGACGAAGCGCTGCAGGAACGGTGGGTCGGGGAGGAAATCGCGTTGGCCCGACAAGCCGACGCCGAGGGCATGCCCGTCATCGGTGTCTGTTTTGGTGGTCAGCTTCTCGCCGCCACCCATGGTGGACGGGTCGAACGCGCGGCATGCGCTGAAGTCGGCTGGACGAGGATCCATTCCCGCGTCCCGGAGTTCATTCCGGAGGGTCCGTGGCTGCAATGGCATCAGGACCGATGGCACACACCAGCGGGTGCGGCGGAGCTCGCCCATAGCCTTGTTGCGCCGCAGGCCTTCATGCTTCGGGCGAACCTCGCTGTTCAATTTCATCCCGAAGCGGATGAAACCGAGGTGGCTCTCTGGCTGGAGGCCGGAGGCGCCGATTACGTGCGCCAGCACAACCTCGACCCCGACGAACTTCTTCGGATCACTCGTCGTGAGCAGGCGCGCGCCGCTCAGTGCACCGAGAAATTGCTCAAAGGGTACTTGGAGCGTGTTCACGACCTGAACCGCCGGTGA